One region of Rana temporaria chromosome 9, aRanTem1.1, whole genome shotgun sequence genomic DNA includes:
- the LOC120914414 gene encoding caveolin-2-like, with translation MIPDQYLIECPMDSDKDEKYLQSQANTAVYSDAPQRLDVRDPRGVNKHLKVDFSDVLAEPDSFHSFDKVWTWSDILFESSKLWCYRIISLLCAVPVSLISGILFAILGCIHIWCAMPCIQLCNICMPPIRTLWASLLDIFVAPLCSSLGRCLSFIYVNVTKQRA, from the exons ATGATTCCTGATCAATATTTAATCGAATGTCCAATGGATAGTGACAAAGATGAAAAGTATCTGCAAAGTCAAGCCAACACCGCCGTCTACAGTGATGCCCCCCAAAGACTAGATGTGCGGGATCCACGGGGGGTCAACAAGCACCTCAAG GTAGATTTTTCAGATGTCCTAGCTGAACCGGACTCATTCCATAGTTTTGACAAAGTCTGGACCTGGAGTgatatcttgtttgaatcctctAAGCTCTGGTGCTATCGAATCATCTCCTTGCTGTGTGCCGTTCCTGTGTCCCTGATCTCAGGCATCCTCTTTGCTATCCTAGGGTGCATCCACATATG GTGTGCTatgccatgcattcagctctgcAATATCTGTATGCCCCCCATCCGGACGCTGTGGGCAAGTCTCTTGGACATCTTCGTAGCTCCTCTCTGTTCCAGTCTGGGGCGATGCTTGAGTTTCATATATGTCAATGTGACCAAGCAGCGGGCGTAA